A single Elephas maximus indicus isolate mEleMax1 chromosome 2, mEleMax1 primary haplotype, whole genome shotgun sequence DNA region contains:
- the SIK1 gene encoding serine/threonine-protein kinase SIK1 produces MVIMSEFSTAAVGSGQGQQKPLRVGFYDIERTLGKGNFAVVKLARHRVTKTQVAIKIIDKTRLDPSNLEKIYREVQIMKLLNHPHIIKLYQVMETKDMLYIVTEFAKNGEMFDYLTSNGHLSEEEARKKFWQILSAVEYCHGHHIVHRDLKTENLLLDNNMDIKLADFGFGNFYKSGEALSTWCGSPPYAAPEVFEGKEYEGPQLDIWSLGVVLYVLVCGSLPFDGPNLPTLRQRVLEGRFRIPFFMSQDCESLIRRMLVVDPAKRITVAQIKQHRWMQAEPTRPQPSSLAFLAHDYNSHLGDYNEQVLGIMQTLGIDRRRTVESLQDSSYNHFAAIYYLLLERLKEYRSSQPPARPGPTRQPRPRSSELGGFEVPQEGLTGDPFHLPLLCPQPQTLGQSVLQVEMDCDLSTSFQPLFFSVDANCDGMSHHRSVSPSSLLDTAISEEARHGQGLEEELNAQKPPSGTGRRHTLAEVTAHFSPCTPPCIVISSSCATAAGPSEGTSSDSCLTFSASDSPAGLSSLATQGLGGACSPVRVAAPCLGTQSATPVLQAQGGLGCTVPLPVSFQEGRRASDTSLTQGLKAFRQQLRKNARTKGFLGLNKIKGLARQVCQPASSSRAPRGGLSPFPLPAQNAGPYSSGGSGREGRNLLEQVLHQQRLLQLQHHPAAQPSCSQAPPLPQAPYVLAPCDGSGVPPLSSTLLVSGLQKELVLGPSPLLPPHLFPAAASPAASAAQLLDTHLHISSTAASLASAATPQPCFAVLPPNFEPAGLVQGDCEMEDLTAGQVGTFVLVQ; encoded by the exons ATGGTGATCATGTCGGAGTTCAGCACCGCGGCGGTGGGctcaggccagggccagcagaagCCCCTCCGGGTGGGCTTTTACGACATCGAGCGAACCCTGGGCAAAGGCAATTTCGCAGTAGTGAAGCTGGCCCGGCACCGAGTCACCAAAACCCAG GTTGCCATAAAAATCATCGATAAAACAAGATTAGATCCAAGCAATTTGGAGAAAATATACCGAGAGGTTCAGATTATGAAGCTTTTGAACCATCCTCATATCATAAAACTTTATCAG GTTATGGAAACCAAGGACATGCTTTACATTGTCACTGAGTTTGCAAAAAATGGAGAGATGTTTG ATTATTTGACCTCCAATGGGCACCTGAGCGAGGAGGAAGCGCGGAAGAAGTTCTGGCAGATTCTTTCGGCCGTGGAGTACTGCCACGGCCACCACATTGTCCACCGGGACCTCAAAACCGAGAACTTACTGCTGGACAACAACATGGACATCAAGCTGGCAG ATTTTGGATTCGGGAATTTCtacaagtcaggagaagccttgtccACATGGTGCGGGAGCCCCCCGTATGCCGCCCCAGAGGTCTTTGAAGGGAAAGAGTACGAAGGCCCCCAGCTCGACATCTGG AGCCTTGGGGTCGTGCTGTATGTGCTGGTCTGCGGCTCACTGCCCTTCGATGGGCCCAACCTGCCCACCCTGCGGCAACGGGTGCTCGAGGGCCGCTTCCGCATCCCCTTCTTTATGTCCCAAG ACTGCGAGTCACTGATCCGCCGCATGCTGGTGGTGGACCCCGCCAAGCGCATCACTGTCGCCCAGATCAAGCAGCACCGGTGGATGCAGGCAGAGCCCACGCGGCCACAGCCCTCTTCCCTGGCCTTCCTGGCCCACGACTACAACTCCCACCTGGGCGACTACAACGAACAGGTGCTGGGCATCATGCAGACACTAGGCATTGACCGGCGGAGGACTGTGGAG TCCCTGCAGGATAGCAGCTACAACCACTTTGCTGCCATCTATTATCTCCTCCTGGAGCGCCTGAAGGAGTACCGGAGCTCCCAGCCGCCCGCCCGCCCAGGGCCCACCCGGCAGCCCCGGCCCAGGAGCTCCGAGCTCGGTGGTTTTGAG GTGCCCCAGGAGGGCCTCACTGGTGACCCCTTCCACTTGCCCTTGCTGTGCCCGCAGCCCCAGACCCTGGGGCAGTCTGTCCTGCAGGTCGAGATGGACTGCGACCTCAGCACCTCGTTCCAG CCCTTGTTCTTCTCCGTGGATGCCAACTGCGATGGAATGTCCCACCACCGCTCCGTCTCCCCCAGCAGCCTGCTTGACACGGCCATCAGCGAGGAGGCCAGGCACGGCCAGGGCCTGGAGGAGGAGCTGAATGCACAGAAGCCACCAAGTGGCACGGGGCGGCGGCACACGCTGGCCGAGGTCACTGCCCACTTCTCCCCGTGCACCCCTCCAT GCATCGTCATTTCCTCGTCCTGTGCCACAGCAGCGGGCCCGTCTGAAGGAACCAGCTCTGACAGCTGCCTGACTTTCTCGGCAAGCGACAGCCCAGCAGGGCTCAGCAGCCTGGCCACCCAGGGGCTGGGGGGCGCCTGCTCACCGGTCCGAGTGGCTGCGCCGTGCCTGGGGACCCAGTCTGCCACCCCAGTCCTGCAGGCACAGGGGGGCCTGGGCTGCACCGTTCCACTCCCTGTCAGCTTCCAGGAAGGGCGAAGGGCCTCGGATACCTCCCTCACCCAAG GGCTGAAAGCTTTTCGACAGCAGCTGAGGAAGAACGCCAGGACCAAAGGATTTCTGGGGCTGAACAAGATCAAGGGGCTGGCCCGCCAGGTGTGCCAGCCTGCTTCCTCCAGCAGGGCTCCACGGGGTGGCCTGAGCCCCTTCCCACTCCCTGCACAGAACGCTGGCCCATACAGCAGCGGGGGCAGTGGCCGGGAGGGCCGGAACCTCCTGGAACAGGTCCTTCACCAGCAGAG GCTGCTCCAGTTACAGCACCACCCGGCGGCCCAGCCCAGCTGCTCCCAGGCACCCCCGCTGCCCCAGGCTCCCTATGTCCTCGCCCCCTGTGACGGCTCTGGCGTCCCTCCACTCTCCAGCACCCTCCTGGTGTCGGGACTTCAGAAGGAGCTGGTGCTGGGGCCCAGCCCACTCCTGCCACCACACCTCTTTCCGGCTGCTGCCTCCCCCGCGGCCTCAGCGGCCCAGCTCCTGGACACCCACCTGCACATCAGCTCCACTGCTGCCTCCCTCGCCTCCGCTGCAACCCCACAGCCCTGCTTCGCTGTGCTGCCCCCCAACTTCGAGCCTGCAGGGCTGGTGCAGGGGGACTGTGAGATGGAAGACCTGACCGCGGGCCAGGTGGGCACCTTTGTGCTGGTGCAGTAA